The Lysinibacillus pakistanensis genome includes a window with the following:
- a CDS encoding biotin--[acetyl-CoA-carboxylase] ligase produces the protein MSISMKDEILKRILAADGEAVSGQELADSLGVSRTAIWKHMQTLQEEGYTFETIKKKGYVLTGVPNSLSPTQIELFLNTKQFGREIHYFDVVDSTQTIAHKLAQEGAPQGTVIIGEEQTAGRGRMARMWESANGTGIWMTIIVRPDVTPQQASSYTLVVAVAVTMAIKTLYKQIEPAIKWPNDLLINGKKCTGILTEMQAEADMVQALLVGIGINANQVASDFSPDIANIATSLRLEAGEEINRAALVATILQYLEQFTELYVKEGFISIKALWEQMSCTIGQHIEVTTIRERFEGIASGITEDGVLQLTQDDGTIRTIYAGDIKII, from the coding sequence ATGAGTATTTCCATGAAGGATGAAATTTTAAAAAGAATATTAGCAGCTGACGGTGAAGCGGTTTCTGGTCAGGAGCTGGCAGATTCTCTTGGTGTATCGCGTACAGCCATTTGGAAGCATATGCAGACACTGCAGGAGGAAGGCTACACATTTGAAACAATTAAGAAAAAAGGTTATGTGCTGACAGGAGTACCTAATAGTTTAAGTCCAACCCAAATTGAGCTTTTTTTAAATACAAAACAGTTTGGACGGGAAATTCATTATTTTGATGTAGTAGATTCAACACAAACAATTGCTCATAAGCTTGCACAGGAGGGAGCACCACAAGGCACAGTTATAATTGGGGAAGAGCAAACTGCTGGCCGTGGTCGTATGGCTCGTATGTGGGAGTCTGCAAATGGCACTGGCATTTGGATGACTATTATTGTGAGGCCAGATGTTACACCCCAGCAAGCTTCTTCCTATACGCTTGTCGTGGCAGTTGCCGTGACAATGGCAATTAAGACATTATATAAACAGATTGAACCGGCTATTAAATGGCCAAATGATCTTCTGATTAACGGGAAAAAATGTACTGGTATTTTAACGGAGATGCAGGCAGAGGCGGATATGGTACAAGCTCTACTTGTAGGTATCGGCATTAATGCAAATCAGGTGGCATCAGATTTTTCACCAGATATAGCTAATATTGCAACATCTCTACGCTTAGAAGCGGGTGAGGAGATCAACCGTGCTGCACTTGTTGCAACAATCTTACAGTACTTAGAGCAATTTACAGAGTTATATGTCAAAGAGGGCTTTATAAGTATAAAAGCGCTGTGGGAGCAAATGTCCTGCACAATTGGTCAACACATTGAGGTTACGACGATACGTGAACGTTTTGAAGGCATTGCTAGTGGAATTACAGAAGATGGAGTACTACAGCTTACCCAAGACGATGGAACTATCCGTACAATCTATGCAGGCGATATAAAAATCATATAA
- a CDS encoding DUF4097 family beta strand repeat-containing protein, which yields MTSKNTLLAMTMIAFGILLAVVGYFSGGRWLLIKDEDGLHVPSNNTLVSQSHDLDAFTSINIVNDYGDISIIANDSNYKLEANVLEQQDVTYHIENGTLTIEAKAKKKNRMQFGFASFSSPSIKLYLPADKKLDMIVIDSKFGDTALQGLHYQQLNLIQDYGDITFTNTTGEKTEIAQDFGDLTLQQYSSNGINIESKHGDINIDGTLNGQTTITSSFGDATLHLQNKQSDIGYALKTSFGDVSINDEEQSGTVTQLNKGDHQLNVSLSHGDLDVSLKK from the coding sequence ATGACTTCCAAAAATACTCTTTTAGCAATGACAATGATTGCTTTTGGCATTTTATTAGCAGTAGTTGGCTATTTTTCAGGCGGTCGATGGTTACTTATCAAAGATGAGGATGGCCTACATGTACCAAGCAATAATACATTAGTTAGTCAATCACATGATTTGGATGCATTTACGAGTATAAATATAGTGAATGACTATGGCGATATTAGCATTATTGCAAATGATAGCAACTATAAGCTAGAAGCAAATGTACTTGAGCAACAAGATGTAACATATCATATTGAAAATGGAACTTTAACGATTGAAGCAAAAGCGAAGAAAAAGAATCGCATGCAATTTGGCTTTGCTAGCTTTTCTTCACCTTCTATCAAACTCTATCTCCCAGCAGATAAAAAACTAGATATGATTGTGATAGACAGTAAATTCGGAGATACAGCACTACAAGGACTACATTATCAACAGCTTAATCTTATTCAAGATTACGGTGATATTACATTTACGAATACGACAGGCGAGAAAACAGAGATTGCCCAGGACTTTGGTGATTTAACGCTCCAACAATATTCTAGTAACGGCATCAACATTGAAAGCAAGCACGGAGATATAAATATTGATGGAACTTTAAATGGTCAAACCACTATTACCTCTAGCTTTGGCGATGCAACGCTTCACTTACAAAATAAACAAAGTGATATTGGTTATGCATTAAAAACAAGCTTTGGTGATGTATCCATCAATGACGAAGAGCAAAGCGGAACAGTGACTCAATTAAACAAGGGTGATCATCAGTTGAATGTTTCCTTGTCGCACGGTGACTTAGATGTGTCTTTAAAAAAATGA
- a CDS encoding DUF1700 domain-containing protein codes for MDRVSYLKKLRGKLRRLPAHELDAALAYYEEYFEEAGEENEQKVIVELGSPSQVASQILADFALKDLEASSEKSAKKNMTAIWLIILAILSAPLSLPLLAAAIALIFSFGAVIISFIFAIGAGIISIFFGGFAALISGFFILTEDWPTALLFMGVGFIVTGLGVLLFPIVARFIKKIVLISVETLGRLFHKIMRKQKGGF; via the coding sequence ATGGATAGAGTAAGCTATTTAAAAAAGCTTCGAGGAAAATTACGTCGGCTTCCTGCGCATGAATTAGATGCTGCACTTGCCTATTATGAAGAATACTTTGAAGAGGCTGGAGAGGAGAATGAACAAAAGGTTATTGTAGAACTCGGCTCCCCTTCACAAGTTGCCTCTCAAATATTAGCTGATTTTGCACTGAAAGATTTAGAGGCTTCTTCAGAAAAATCAGCTAAAAAGAATATGACAGCTATTTGGCTCATTATTCTAGCTATATTGTCTGCACCACTTTCTCTACCATTACTGGCAGCGGCTATTGCACTGATTTTTTCATTTGGTGCAGTGATTATCAGTTTTATCTTTGCAATTGGGGCTGGCATCATCAGTATTTTTTTCGGTGGATTTGCTGCACTTATTTCAGGCTTCTTTATTTTAACAGAGGATTGGCCCACTGCTTTACTCTTTATGGGTGTTGGCTTTATCGTAACAGGTTTGGGCGTTTTACTCTTTCCGATCGTCGCTCGTTTTATCAAGAAAATCGTCCTTATTTCAGTTGAAACATTGGGGAGATTATTCCACAAAATAATGAGAAAACAAAAAGGAGGTTTTTAA
- a CDS encoding PadR family transcriptional regulator, with the protein MTFQLGSALLDACVLAIVDKEDAYGYLLTQQVQSVMDISESTLYPVLRRLQKANYLTTYDQPYQGRNRRYYQITEQGRIRLLELLKEWKLYKEKVDCVLLGGNVNG; encoded by the coding sequence ATGACATTTCAGCTTGGTTCAGCTTTGCTTGATGCTTGTGTGCTTGCTATTGTCGATAAAGAGGATGCATATGGCTATTTATTGACACAGCAAGTCCAGTCTGTGATGGATATTTCGGAATCAACGTTATATCCGGTGCTACGTCGATTACAAAAAGCAAACTACCTAACAACCTACGATCAGCCGTATCAAGGTAGAAATAGACGGTATTACCAAATTACTGAACAAGGTCGAATACGATTACTAGAGCTTTTAAAAGAATGGAAACTCTATAAGGAAAAGGTTGATTGTGTACTATTAGGAGGTAATGTAAATGGATAG
- a CDS encoding TetR/AcrR family transcriptional regulator, with product MPKVSKEYVQEKKKKILDSALTVCKMKPLYDITMRDIIKASGVSQGGIYRYYSDLDEILVDVINQANANADYKHLIDEIMDTSDSPTTSIIQLFTFLGQYIKENLLTVGKFQFELTILFANNPKRQEKILSNITENESGQYLMQNLIIAIRKGISTGCFQPAISIEDLSIFMVTSIDGIVRDVLLQKCYGVLPIDQMQFDEIKLMNTLCKSVLLLLGSKEGETKN from the coding sequence GTGCCAAAAGTAAGCAAAGAATATGTACAGGAAAAGAAAAAGAAGATATTAGATTCTGCCTTAACTGTTTGTAAAATGAAACCACTCTACGATATTACGATGAGAGATATTATTAAAGCTTCAGGAGTAAGCCAAGGGGGGATCTACCGTTATTATTCAGATTTGGATGAAATACTTGTTGATGTCATTAACCAAGCTAATGCTAACGCAGATTATAAACATCTTATTGATGAAATAATGGATACCAGTGATTCCCCCACAACATCAATAATTCAATTATTTACTTTTCTCGGGCAGTATATAAAGGAAAACCTATTGACGGTGGGAAAATTCCAATTTGAACTCACTATTTTATTTGCCAACAATCCAAAAAGACAAGAGAAAATTTTATCAAACATTACTGAGAATGAAAGTGGCCAATATTTAATGCAGAATCTTATTATTGCCATACGTAAGGGAATATCTACAGGCTGCTTTCAACCAGCAATTTCGATTGAGGACCTATCTATTTTTATGGTTACCTCAATTGATGGTATTGTTAGAGATGTTTTATTGCAAAAATGTTATGGCGTTTTACCGATTGATCAAATGCAGTTTGATGAAATTAAATTGATGAATACACTGTGTAAATCTGTGTTATTACTACTAGGCTCTAAGGAAGGGGAGACAAAGAATTGA
- a CDS encoding CPBP family intramembrane glutamic endopeptidase, translating into MSVEIRRFLVLTFATSWFIWGGLALLTQLNLLKFGSAVSMILFILGGVTPAFCEIWLKKKYSTKEEFHSFVHNIKNAKHPLSWYIFVIGLAFIACFLPTLWGGAVMEEPLYLAFIELPIMIIGGGLEEIGWRGFLQPTLQKRWSPLLSTFMVGAIWTIWHLPLWFVVGSNQMNMNFLWFTLTALALSFLLTVIYLFTNSIFLCIIFHAFINSLWDVFIPVTNVASGLWTFLLAFLLFAIFEAYRKNFPIVSSK; encoded by the coding sequence TTGAGCGTAGAGATAAGAAGATTTTTAGTCCTAACCTTTGCAACTTCATGGTTCATCTGGGGTGGCTTAGCCCTTTTAACACAGCTAAATCTTCTGAAATTTGGCAGTGCGGTTTCAATGATATTATTTATTCTGGGCGGTGTCACGCCAGCTTTTTGTGAGATTTGGTTGAAAAAGAAATATTCAACGAAAGAAGAGTTTCATTCTTTTGTCCATAATATAAAAAATGCTAAACACCCTTTATCATGGTACATATTTGTTATAGGCTTGGCATTTATCGCTTGCTTTTTACCAACTCTCTGGGGCGGAGCAGTAATGGAAGAACCACTATACCTAGCATTTATTGAACTTCCAATTATGATCATTGGAGGGGGTTTAGAGGAAATCGGCTGGCGTGGTTTTTTACAGCCAACTTTGCAAAAAAGATGGTCTCCATTACTCAGCACATTTATGGTAGGTGCTATTTGGACTATTTGGCATTTGCCATTATGGTTTGTCGTGGGCTCTAATCAAATGAATATGAACTTCCTTTGGTTTACTTTAACAGCCTTGGCATTGTCCTTTTTATTAACCGTTATTTATCTTTTCACTAATAGTATTTTTCTCTGTATTATTTTCCATGCTTTCATTAATTCACTTTGGGATGTTTTTATTCCAGTTACAAATGTGGCATCTGGCTTATGGACCTTTTTATTGGCATTCCTTCTATTTGCCATTTTTGAAGCCTATCGAAAGAATTTTCCCATAGTAAGCTCAAAGTAA